The genomic stretch GAAGGTGAAGATGGTGGCGATGGCGTAGGAGACGTCGGCATCAGAGGCGGAGATGACCGCGTCGGTGGCGGCGATCGCCGATGCACCGCAGATGCCGGTTCCCACCCCGATCAGCGTCCGCAGATCCCGTGCCACGCCCAGCGTCGTTCCTGCCACGACGGACCCGAGCAGCGCCACCGCCAGCGTGCCGAGGAGGACGGGCAACGACGAGCCCCCGATGGTGAGCACCTCGTGGAACGAGAGTCCGGTGCCGAGGACCACGATCGACGTCTTGAGGACCGTCCTGGCCGCGAAGCCGAGCCCGGGGCGCGCCCGGGGTGCCGGCAGGCGGACGAGCGCAACTCCGATCCCCCCGAGGACGGCGAACACCGGGGCGCCCACCACCGGGACAAGGTGACCGAGGGCCGTGGCCACGGCGGTGAGGACCACCACCGGTGCCAGCCCGGGCAGGAGGGCCGCAGCACGCTCCAGCCGGGTCCGGCCCGGAGCGACCTGCGCTCGCAGGGAGGTGTTCGAGGCATCCACCCGCATCCGCTTCCCCATGTGTCCACGTTCCACCGGGTGGGCGGTGTCGGGTAGACCGAAACTCGGCGCGATCCCATAAGGTGGCCTTATGCCCCTCGGCGAACCGGTCCCCGACATCCGGTCGCTCGACCTGCTCCGCACGGTGGCCGAGCTGGGCTCGATCCGTCTGGCTGCCAGCGCGCACCACGTCAGCCAACCGGCGGCGAGCATGCGGCTCCGGTCGCTGGAACGGACGCTCGACCTGGAGCTCCTGGACCGGTCGGGCGGCCGGGCTCGGCTCACGGCCACAGGGCTCGCTGTCGTGCAGTGGAGCGAGGCGGTGCTCGAGGGCATGCGAGACCTGCTCGTGGGGACGGCGGCAGTGCGATCGGAGGGGCGCGACACCCTGCGGATCGCGGCCAGCATGACCGTGGCCGAGTACCTGGTGCCGGGGTGGCTGAACCGCCTACGGGCGTCGGACCCCGACGTCGCCGTCTCCCTGCAGATGGGGAACTCCGAGCGCGTGACCGAGGTCATGCTGCGCGGCGGTGCGGACATCGGGTTCATCGAGGGGCCGGACCGACCGCCCGATCTGCGCACCGAGGTCGTCTCGGGCGACCACCTCGTGGTGGTGGTGGCGCCGTCACATCCATGGGCGCGCCGCCGCCGCCCCCTGTCGGCCGCAGCCCTCGCCGCGACACCCCTCGTGCTGCGCGAAGCGGGGTCGGGCACACGGGAGGTGCTCGAACGCGCGCTGGCCGCCTTCGGGCTCGAGCCGACACCCCTGGTCGAGTTGGCGTCCACGACCGCTATCAAAGGGTCAGTCGCGGCAGGCACCGGGCCCGGCGTGCTCAGCCGACTGGCCATCGAGCCGGAGGTGACCGACGGCCGGCTGGTGGTGGTGGCGACATCGGGTGTCCCGTTCGAACGAATGATCCGCGCGATCTGGCCGCGCGACCGTCCACTGACGCCTGCAGCCGCGCGACTCCTGCGGCAGCTCACCGAGGGCACCGCCAGGAGGTGAGGGCGCGGGCGTGACCGGTAGAAGTGCTGTGGACGCCGTACGCCGGGGAGCACGGCCCCGCACCCACCCATGCCCCCTCGACGGCATTCGACCAGCGGTCGTCAGAGGGTGTAACACGATTCCCTCGGGATCCCCGCTTCCGACGGCACCATGGAACACGAAGGACCACGAATGTCCGGATCTCAAGAAATCCCAGGTCACAAGAGGTCCGGTCAGAGTCCTGCCTATGATCGTTGGATACCGGGGCGAATCGAGCGGCTAGCACACGGTGCGCCGCTTCCCCGGGCCCGGATCGAGGCGATGGTGGCCGAGCGACGATGAGCGAAGAGGACCTCGAACGGTACGAGGCCGAGATCGAGCTGGCCCTCGTGCAGGAGTACCGCACGGTGCTCCCGCTGTTCCGGTACGTCGTCGAGACCGAGCGCCGCTTCTA from Acidimicrobiales bacterium encodes the following:
- a CDS encoding putative sulfate exporter family transporter; this translates as MGKRMRVDASNTSLRAQVAPGRTRLERAAALLPGLAPVVVLTAVATALGHLVPVVGAPVFAVLGGIGVALVRLPAPRARPGLGFAARTVLKTSIVVLGTGLSFHEVLTIGGSSLPVLLGTLAVALLGSVVAGTTLGVARDLRTLIGVGTGICGASAIAATDAVISASDADVSYAIATIFTFNVAAVLSFPTIGHALGLSPHAFGLWAGTAVNDLSSVVAASTIFGHGATSYAVVVKLTRTLMIIPITLVLSGWRTRPASTDGRGAGAKLRDVVPAFIGWFLVAVALNTIGLVPTAWHQALSPTAEVMITAALGAIGLSTRPRDVRRAGLRPLALGAVLWVLVAATSLALQML
- a CDS encoding LysR family transcriptional regulator; translation: MPLGEPVPDIRSLDLLRTVAELGSIRLAASAHHVSQPAASMRLRSLERTLDLELLDRSGGRARLTATGLAVVQWSEAVLEGMRDLLVGTAAVRSEGRDTLRIAASMTVAEYLVPGWLNRLRASDPDVAVSLQMGNSERVTEVMLRGGADIGFIEGPDRPPDLRTEVVSGDHLVVVVAPSHPWARRRRPLSAAALAATPLVLREAGSGTREVLERALAAFGLEPTPLVELASTTAIKGSVAAGTGPGVLSRLAIEPEVTDGRLVVVATSGVPFERMIRAIWPRDRPLTPAAARLLRQLTEGTARR
- a CDS encoding DUF2469 family protein, coding for MSEEDLERYEAEIELALVQEYRTVLPLFRYVVETERRF